The Thalassotalea sp. LPB0316 nucleotide sequence AAGCGTGCGCCAATGGTAACGCCTTGGTTAAAACTGGCAAAACTTGCCAATGAATACGGCCATAATAATCAAGTATTTAATAACAAACTGAGCAATTGGCAAAAACAAAATCCAACCCACCCTGCTAACGTGATTGTCAACCAGCTACTTGAAGAAATAACACTTGAGCAGTTAAATCAACAACCGTCGATAGCGCCTGAACAAAAGGTCATCGCGATTATTTTACCGTTGACAGGTAAGCAAGCAAGAGCGGGGCAAGTTGCGCAGCAAGGTATTCTAGCGGCTTACCAAAATAATACCGATTTGGTGCTTAACTTTATCGACGCCAACCAACTCGACTTTACAACCTTAAACGATACGCTAATCAAGATAAACGCATCACGCGTGATAGGCCCGCTACTGAAAGAGCATGTAGAACAGTTTTTAGCACAAAACATCCCCTTGCCGACATTGTTATTGAATCTGCCGACCCAAACGGCCCTCAAAGACAATCAAATCGCAATTTCAATGCGTCCAGAAGATGAAGCGGTTCAAGCCGCCGCTCAGTTAAGTGACAAACATTACCGCAAACCTTTATTGCTAAGTCATAACGACCCTGTCAGTCAGCGCATTGCGCAAACCTTTGCCAATCAATGGTTGTCAATTACTGATTCACCCATTGAAACCATGACCTACAGCCAAGGAAAGGATATGCAAAATCAATTGAAGCAAAGCCTTGGCGTAGATGATAGCGAACGCAGAATAAAAGATTTACGCGTTCGATTAGATCAAATTCTAAAAATAGAAGAGCGCAATCGCCGTGATATCGATATGATTTACATTGTCGGCAATAATCAACAAACGCGCTTGATCAAACCTTATATTGACGTCAATATCGCCACCTTTGCAGATGTTATTCCCGTATATGCAAGCTCTAGAAGCCATAGTTTAAATCACGATGACAGTGCATTAGTTGATTTAAATGGTATGACGTTTACCGAAATGCCTTGGTTACTAAGCTCCGAGCAACAAAATACCCCACTAGCTAAACAAGCTCACAATTTATGGCCGAATAGAAGTGATTCACTCCAACGCATTTTCGCCATGGGTTATGACGCTATCGAGTTGGTCAATAAGTTAGAAGCGTTTAAAGCTCGACCTTATGTGCGTCATTTTGGTCAAACAGGTGTCCTCAAACTCAACGAGTCAAATGTGCTCACTCGCTCACTGTTATGGGGCCAATATAGTCGTAGCCAAGTCAAGCAACTAGCTCAACTCAACTAACACCATGGCAATTAAAAGCGCGTTAAAACACTGGCTAAAAACGAAATCCTCGGCACAAGAGATAAGTCAGACCACGCGCTCAATTGGCCAAGAAATGGAAGCTGTTGCGATAAATCACCTTAAAGCTCATGGTTTAACACTAGTTAAACAAAATTTTAGTAGTAAATTTGGTGAAATAGATTTGATTTTCCAAACTCAAGACACTCTCATTTTTGTCGAGGTTAAGTACAGAAAATCAAATGCTTATGGTGGTGCCATTCATGCTATTCCCACACAAAAACAGCAAAAAATAGTAAAAACAGCACAATTTTACATGCAACAAGCAAAACTAAATGAATATAATACCAGCTGCAGATTTGATGTCGTGGCGATCCAAGGTTCTGCCGCACATCCAGAAATTACATGGCTGAAAAATGCCTTTTAACGGAGTCTTTGATGCAAGACCTTATTAATAGTAACTTTACCGAAAGCATTCAAACGAAAATTGCGGCAAGTGAAGCGATCGCTGGCTCAATTGAGCAAGCAGGTATGATTCTCGTGCAAAGTTTACTTGCCGGTAACAAGATTTTATCTTGCGGTAACGGTGGCAGCGCAGGTGATGCCCAGCACTTTAGTTCAACGCTATTAAACCGGTTTGAAATTGATCGACCAAGCCTACCAGCAATTGCCTTAACCACTGATAACTCAACGTTAACCTCAATTGCCAATGATTACAGCTATGACGAGATCTTTTCAAAACAAGTACGCGCTCTCGGTGCAAAAGGTGATGTACTTTTAGCTATCTCGACCAGCGGTAACTCACGCAATGTTATCAAGGCGATTGAGGCTGCGGTGGCACGAGATATGCCAATTATAGCCTTAACGGGGAACGATGGTGGTGATATCGCCGGGTTATTAGGTGAAAATGATGTAGAAATTCGCGTGCCTTCGTCACGTACTGCCCGTATTCAAGAAGTTCATTTACTGGTGATCCACTGTCTATGCGAAATTATTGATACGACACTTTTTCCTCAAGGTGACAACTAAGCTATGAAATACAACCAACTTATTATTGTATGTACATTATTAACACTACTACAAGGCTGTGTTGCCGCTACGGTGGCAGGTGTAGTGGGCGGTGTCATGGTTGCCAAAGACAACCGAACTGTTGGCCAACAAATTGACGATCAAAATATCGAAATCAAAGCCATGAGCGAGATTTCAAAACAAGACGCGTTAAGTAATGGCAGTCGGATTAAAGTCGTTAGCGTCAATGGCCGTATTTTAGTGGTTGGCCAAGCGAAAAATGAGTACGTACGCGACTTAGCTATTAAAACGATAAATAACATCACTGGCGTCAAGCAAGTATATAATCAGTTGCGTATTGGTAACGAAATTTCCATGACCACACGATCAAACGATGCATGGCTAACGTCCAAAGTAAAAACGAACATATTCTCAGACAAAAATATCGATGCGACAAAAGTGAAAGTCGTTACTGAAAATGGCGAAGTATTTTTAATGGGGCTAATCCATCAAGAACAAGCTGATATTGCCGTCGAGATTGCACGCAATGTCAGCGGTGTGAATCGCGTTTTTAAAGCGTTTGAGTATTTGTAATAATTACCCTGCTTTGCTTAAGCCCTAAGATCAATAAAGCCGCTCATTTTTAGCGGCTTTATTGATCTTAGCTTAGCATTATTGTTGTTTTCTTAAATACGCAATAAACTCTTTACCTGGCATGGGTTTGGCGTAGTAAAAGCCCTGTACTTCATCACAACCGTGTTTGATTAGGTGCTCTTGTTGCTCTAACTCTTCGATACCTTCAGCGATAACTTTTAAATCGAGCTGTTTACCTAAGCTAATAATCGTTTCTGCAATAAATGAGTGCTCTTTTTCACCAATCGATTTTACAAATGAACGATCGACCTTTAAACGGTCTAGTGGCAACTTCTGTAAGTAGCTCATTGATGAGTAACCCGTACCAAAATCGTCAAGTGCGATACTAATGCGCTCTTGTTTGAGTCGAGTGAGACAATCAATCACCACTTGCGGGTCGTCCATCAAGATATTTTCTGTGATTTCAAGCTCTAGCTTACTCGCTTTTACTTGGTGCGTTTTGGTTGCCTCAATAATTGAGTCAACAAAGTCCGTTCGCTTAAACTGAGGAATTGAGACATTAACCGAAATACCGAC carries:
- a CDS encoding penicillin-binding protein activator, whose translation is MHFNCFFSKNRQLILATLVAVTIASCSSAPKKAPEQPKSVPKEEVKPKEIVEDAQYYLTMAEQSLATNPDQTSYLLINAAQSYLSEEKPNNALWLAKQLEQNKTELTSEQQYRVTLIKAQATDILVPETNLKPMLDEANEIVTENKLPHDLAYYQLLVMHAERTSQLVLGLDAKLRAFTYNQQATDQDITALWQDFVLLTQWQQQQLQQKRAPMVTPWLKLAKLANEYGHNNQVFNNKLSNWQKQNPTHPANVIVNQLLEEITLEQLNQQPSIAPEQKVIAIILPLTGKQARAGQVAQQGILAAYQNNTDLVLNFIDANQLDFTTLNDTLIKINASRVIGPLLKEHVEQFLAQNIPLPTLLLNLPTQTALKDNQIAISMRPEDEAVQAAAQLSDKHYRKPLLLSHNDPVSQRIAQTFANQWLSITDSPIETMTYSQGKDMQNQLKQSLGVDDSERRIKDLRVRLDQILKIEERNRRDIDMIYIVGNNQQTRLIKPYIDVNIATFADVIPVYASSRSHSLNHDDSALVDLNGMTFTEMPWLLSSEQQNTPLAKQAHNLWPNRSDSLQRIFAMGYDAIELVNKLEAFKARPYVRHFGQTGVLKLNESNVLTRSLLWGQYSRSQVKQLAQLN
- a CDS encoding YraN family protein — encoded protein: MAIKSALKHWLKTKSSAQEISQTTRSIGQEMEAVAINHLKAHGLTLVKQNFSSKFGEIDLIFQTQDTLIFVEVKYRKSNAYGGAIHAIPTQKQQKIVKTAQFYMQQAKLNEYNTSCRFDVVAIQGSAAHPEITWLKNAF
- a CDS encoding phosphoheptose isomerase yields the protein MQDLINSNFTESIQTKIAASEAIAGSIEQAGMILVQSLLAGNKILSCGNGGSAGDAQHFSSTLLNRFEIDRPSLPAIALTTDNSTLTSIANDYSYDEIFSKQVRALGAKGDVLLAISTSGNSRNVIKAIEAAVARDMPIIALTGNDGGDIAGLLGENDVEIRVPSSRTARIQEVHLLVIHCLCEIIDTTLFPQGDN
- the dolP gene encoding division/outer membrane stress-associated lipid-binding lipoprotein, whose product is MKYNQLIIVCTLLTLLQGCVAATVAGVVGGVMVAKDNRTVGQQIDDQNIEIKAMSEISKQDALSNGSRIKVVSVNGRILVVGQAKNEYVRDLAIKTINNITGVKQVYNQLRIGNEISMTTRSNDAWLTSKVKTNIFSDKNIDATKVKVVTENGEVFLMGLIHQEQADIAVEIARNVSGVNRVFKAFEYL